TCGTCGAGCGCAACGAGCTGGAATGGCGGCTCGATCCGCAGGGCAGCCACCGAGCCCCACAGGCGACCGGCCACGATCTACGGGTCGTTGTGATCTGCAACGAGGGCTACGCGTCGAGCCTCGCGGTCGTCTCCCTGCACCGACTGGGGCTGCACCGGGCCACGGACCTGACCGGCGGCTTCCAGGCGTGGCGCGCGGCAGGGCTTCCGGTCTCTCTCTGACCGACGACACCTGACTCGACGGATACCGTGCCGTCGGCCTCGGGTGCGCATGACGCGGTTCTGGCGCACACGAGGCCACTCCGGCCAGGACGCATCGCCTCGTGGGCTCCCGTAGTCGGCCCCGTGCCGGCAGACCGGCCCCGCGCAGCGGTACCGACCGGCTGCGAATCAGCTCTTCGCCTTCTTCGAGCCCTTCGGCCTGTCTCCGGCCTGCACGGCATCTCCGGCACGGGACCGGCAGCGGACAGGGCCGAACGGCTCTCCGACCCACCACCCGATCGCTCCACTCCGGTGGAGCGATCGCCGCGCGCGACGGACATTCACCTCATCCCCGAGG
The DNA window shown above is from Streptomyces sp. Alt3 and carries:
- a CDS encoding rhodanese-like domain-containing protein, with product MSDGSEAGQAPVGIDELLEQVRSGYERIGPEEAATAAAEGALLVDIRYAALREKDGLIPGALVVERNELEWRLDPQGSHRAPQATGHDLRVVVICNEGYASSLAVVSLHRLGLHRATDLTGGFQAWRAAGLPVSL